The Actinomyces sp. oral taxon 414 genome has a segment encoding these proteins:
- a CDS encoding ABC transporter substrate-binding protein, with amino-acid sequence MNPTTPATPRLPRRRALTAAAATAAAALLGACSGGTASRSLSTASGAPLTIGMTYTPNIQFAPFYMSVYADGTQLRHHGAQEGQFEALLAGTEHLVVAGGDEAAVAASNGSDLVIVGGYYQTYPGCLIVPQDSPITGLDRLAGRTIGVPGRTGETWYALQLALETAGLTESDVTIQEIGFTQQAALVGGKVDAVVGFSNNDAVQIAHNGVAVRTLDVAAQVPLIGASLVTTARLLDARRDDLAAAVSASARGMTRFVDEPDAAVDATRTYVTDLVDPGEAARAREVAVATGRLVRPAPDTVVGSVSTDRVAQMLDFLGAHQLLGPTTPAADAVCAPLLA; translated from the coding sequence ATGAACCCCACTACCCCCGCGACCCCGCGCCTGCCCCGCCGCCGCGCCCTGACCGCCGCCGCCGCGACCGCTGCCGCCGCCCTGCTGGGCGCCTGCTCGGGCGGAACCGCCTCCAGGTCCCTGTCCACGGCATCCGGCGCCCCCCTCACCATCGGCATGACCTACACCCCCAACATCCAATTCGCCCCCTTCTACATGTCCGTCTACGCCGACGGCACCCAGCTGCGCCACCACGGCGCCCAGGAGGGCCAATTCGAGGCCCTCCTGGCCGGCACGGAGCACCTGGTCGTGGCCGGCGGCGACGAGGCCGCCGTCGCCGCCTCCAACGGCTCGGACCTGGTCATCGTCGGCGGCTACTACCAGACCTACCCCGGCTGCCTCATCGTGCCCCAGGACTCGCCCATCACCGGCCTCGACCGGCTCGCCGGACGCACCATCGGCGTGCCCGGCCGCACCGGCGAGACCTGGTACGCCCTCCAGCTCGCCCTGGAGACGGCCGGCCTGACCGAGTCCGACGTCACCATCCAGGAGATCGGCTTCACCCAGCAGGCCGCCCTCGTGGGCGGCAAGGTCGACGCCGTCGTCGGTTTCTCCAACAACGACGCCGTCCAGATCGCCCACAACGGCGTGGCGGTGCGCACCCTCGACGTCGCCGCCCAGGTCCCCCTCATCGGCGCCTCCCTGGTGACCACCGCCCGACTCCTGGACGCCCGCCGCGACGACCTCGCCGCCGCCGTGAGCGCCAGCGCGCGGGGCATGACGCGCTTCGTCGACGAGCCCGACGCCGCCGTGGACGCCACCCGCACCTACGTCACCGACCTGGTCGACCCGGGGGAGGCCGCCCGGGCCCGCGAGGTCGCCGTGGCCACCGGCCGGCTCGTGCGCCCCGCCCCCGACACCGTCGTCGGCTCCGTCTCGACCGACCGGGTGGCCCAGATGCTCGACTTCCTGGGCGCCCACCAGCTGCTCGGCCCCACGACCCCCGCCGCCGACGCCGTGTGCGCCCCCCTGCTCGCCTGA
- the tatA gene encoding Sec-independent protein translocase subunit TatA codes for MGAVKPWHWIVILVLLVLLFGADKLPNFASNLGRSLKVFKKEVKELREEDDAAQQKPPAQIQQPQEGTYYTQPTQSGQAAPQSAEPAPQPQAAPQSTDDAAPRA; via the coding sequence ATGGGAGCTGTTAAGCCCTGGCACTGGATCGTTATCCTCGTTCTGCTCGTCCTGCTCTTCGGCGCCGACAAACTTCCCAATTTCGCCAGCAATCTGGGACGGTCGCTCAAGGTGTTCAAGAAGGAGGTCAAGGAGCTGCGCGAGGAGGACGACGCCGCTCAGCAGAAGCCGCCCGCCCAGATCCAGCAGCCCCAGGAGGGCACCTACTACACCCAGCCCACCCAGTCCGGACAGGCCGCCCCCCAGTCCGCCGAGCCCGCCCCCCAGCCCCAGGCGGCGCCGCAGTCCACTGACGACGCCGCGCCCCGGGCCTGA
- a CDS encoding DUF3866 family protein has translation MMWRDGEVLALRRSWGEAGRRCLELDVKITAAPAGARGLLAGRACRAVAYEQLCGRPRPGERVRLEVSALDRGLGTGGHAMVAARLDVLPADPPADGHLVKVRYMPDQVMVAGADEQGAAHHGVLSLPIDGLGLDGAPVVVADLHSSLPAIVAGARAGVGDRPPRIVYVMTDGGALPLAYSRTAAALRRVGWIAGTVTAGQAWGGDLEAVSIHNALLAARRVLGAEVVVAIQGPGNLGTDTPWGFSGVACGDAVNAVAALGGRPVACLRISQADARERHRGVSHHSLTAYGRVALAAADVVVPELAGALGERVDAQARWLCGPRVVGARHRRVDVGVEGLREVLAGAERAVGVRLSTMGRGLEEDEAAFVAAAAAGRYAAAVAAGEVSSVGR, from the coding sequence ATGATGTGGCGCGATGGCGAGGTCCTGGCCCTGCGACGGTCCTGGGGGGAGGCCGGGCGCCGGTGTCTGGAGCTGGATGTCAAGATCACCGCGGCGCCCGCCGGGGCGCGCGGCCTGCTTGCGGGGCGGGCCTGCCGCGCCGTGGCCTACGAGCAGCTGTGCGGGCGGCCGCGGCCCGGCGAACGGGTGCGTCTGGAGGTCTCGGCCCTCGACCGGGGTCTGGGCACCGGCGGTCATGCCATGGTGGCGGCCCGCCTGGATGTCCTGCCCGCCGATCCTCCCGCCGACGGCCACCTGGTCAAGGTCCGCTACATGCCCGACCAGGTCATGGTCGCCGGCGCCGATGAGCAGGGCGCGGCGCACCACGGCGTCCTGTCGCTCCCGATCGACGGGCTCGGGTTGGACGGGGCGCCGGTCGTGGTCGCCGATCTGCACTCCAGTCTTCCGGCGATCGTCGCCGGGGCCCGCGCGGGGGTCGGCGATCGGCCTCCGCGCATCGTCTACGTCATGACCGACGGCGGGGCCCTGCCCCTGGCCTATTCGCGCACAGCCGCCGCCCTGCGCCGGGTCGGGTGGATCGCCGGGACCGTCACGGCGGGGCAGGCTTGGGGCGGCGATCTGGAGGCCGTCAGCATTCACAATGCGCTTCTGGCCGCCCGCCGCGTCCTGGGCGCCGAGGTCGTCGTCGCCATTCAGGGTCCGGGCAATCTGGGCACGGACACCCCCTGGGGGTTCTCCGGCGTCGCCTGCGGGGACGCCGTCAACGCCGTCGCCGCCCTGGGGGGGCGGCCCGTGGCCTGTCTGCGTATTTCACAGGCCGATGCCCGCGAGCGCCATCGCGGTGTTTCGCATCATTCGTTGACCGCTTACGGGCGGGTGGCGCTGGCCGCGGCGGATGTGGTGGTGCCCGAGTTGGCGGGGGCGCTGGGCGAGCGGGTCGATGCGCAGGCGCGGTGGTTGTGCGGGCCGCGGGTGGTGGGGGCGCGGCATCGGCGGGTGGACGTGGGTGTGGAGGGTCTGCGGGAGGTTCTGGCGGGGGCCGAGCGCGCCGTCGGCGTGCGTTTGTCGACCATGGGGCGGGGTCTGGAGGAGGATGAGGCGGCTTTCGTGGCGGCGGCGGCGGCCGGGCGGTATGCGGCGGCGGTGGCTGCGGGGGAGGTGTCGTCGGTCGGGCGCTGA
- a CDS encoding phosphoribosyl-ATP diphosphatase: MKTFEDLFAELERKASARPAGSATVEELDRGVHFIGKKLVEEAAESWMACEHESDEAACVELSQLLYHVQVMMIAKGYALADVYEHL, translated from the coding sequence ATGAAGACCTTTGAGGACCTGTTCGCCGAGCTCGAGCGCAAGGCCTCCGCCCGTCCGGCCGGCTCTGCCACCGTCGAGGAGCTGGATCGGGGCGTCCACTTCATTGGCAAGAAGCTGGTGGAGGAGGCGGCCGAGTCGTGGATGGCCTGCGAGCACGAGTCCGATGAGGCCGCCTGCGTCGAGCTCAGTCAGCTGCTCTACCACGTGCAGGTCATGATGATCGCCAAGGGCTACGCCCTGGCCGACGTCTACGAGCATCTGTGA
- a CDS encoding DEAD/DEAH box helicase, giving the protein MSSPAQRYAEARRRQAAARSELARFAAGYDFPFDDFQMRACRALEGGDDVLVAAPTGAGKTVVGEFAVHLGLAGGLKTFYTTPIKALSNQKYLDLVARHGAESVGLLTGDASVNPRADVVVMTTEVLRNMLYSGSRDLDRLGYVVMDEVHYLADRFRGPVWEEVIIHLAPEVRVVSLSATVSNAEEFGDWLGQVRGRTAVVVSEHRPVPLTQHMMVGRRLLDLYSVPVAVEDSDDEARLAAQPPLNPDLLKAIRAARRAAAGESGASKSNRAASGRGGAPQPWRRGVSRTARAPRRGEGGARTARLRPPSRLAVIQALERAGLLPAIVFVFSRAGCEQAVTQAVAGGVDLTTEDEALRIREVVERRTADIPRADLGVLGFHAWAHALERGVAAHHAGLLPVFKETVEELFSAGLVKVVYATETLALGINMPARTVVLESVRKWNGSAHVTLTPGEYTQLTGRAGRRGIDVEGHAVVLASDDLEPDFVSSLASRRTYPLVSAFRPTYNMAVNLLGRSTRSRAREVLESSFAQFQADRGVVELAARARAKRRGLAELEERMHCHLGDFREYAVLRQRIAEAQSELARDNRGARRASLNREMESLTRGDVVIYRKGRRHRHGVVLEVGADRTGAPSLTVLGEDSRIAVLTPDTAPDGVTRVGSLPVSRTMDARRPRERDRLVGRLVEAVRSESLDESGARRRRRRRVGSGAHAGAGSAGGGRPTSAGDGVGGGPAEVEDLPAAERIDVLRHEMRSHPCHACPNREEHARVGRAWIKAVAEAERLQARIESRTGTIARLFDAVCRVLVELGYLEPVDRGHPERELRVTGAGRILARVYAERDLLIAQCLREGVWDGLDPAELAGAVSACVYEPRLSAQSLSLPVAPDSGLGRCLRAEHGVARRINDLEALAHLEPSAGAEPALAGPVEAWACGAGLSRVLEDSDLTAGDFVRWAKQLLDVLAQLASLVPEPQAPRELRERVTALSAAAADASLDVSRGVVAWSGV; this is encoded by the coding sequence ATGAGCTCACCGGCACAGCGCTACGCCGAGGCCCGACGTCGCCAGGCCGCCGCCCGCAGCGAGCTGGCGCGCTTCGCGGCCGGCTACGACTTCCCCTTCGACGACTTCCAGATGCGCGCCTGCCGGGCCCTGGAGGGCGGCGATGACGTCCTGGTGGCGGCGCCCACCGGGGCCGGTAAGACCGTCGTGGGCGAGTTCGCCGTCCACCTGGGGCTGGCCGGCGGGCTCAAGACCTTCTACACCACCCCCATCAAGGCGCTGAGCAATCAGAAGTACCTGGACCTGGTCGCGCGCCACGGCGCCGAGTCGGTGGGGCTGCTCACCGGCGACGCCTCCGTCAACCCGCGCGCCGACGTCGTCGTCATGACCACCGAGGTCCTGCGCAATATGCTCTACTCCGGCTCGCGCGACCTGGACCGGCTCGGCTACGTGGTCATGGACGAGGTCCACTACCTGGCCGACCGCTTCCGCGGGCCCGTGTGGGAGGAGGTCATCATCCACCTCGCCCCCGAGGTGCGGGTGGTCTCCCTGTCCGCGACCGTGTCCAACGCGGAGGAGTTCGGCGACTGGCTGGGGCAGGTGCGCGGGCGCACCGCCGTCGTCGTCTCCGAGCACCGGCCGGTGCCCCTGACCCAGCACATGATGGTCGGCAGGCGCCTGCTGGATCTGTACTCCGTGCCGGTGGCCGTCGAGGACTCCGACGACGAGGCCCGCCTCGCGGCCCAGCCGCCCCTCAACCCCGACCTGCTCAAGGCGATCCGCGCGGCCAGGCGCGCCGCCGCGGGGGAGTCCGGGGCCTCCAAGTCGAACCGGGCGGCGTCGGGCCGGGGCGGGGCGCCCCAGCCGTGGAGGCGCGGCGTCTCCCGGACGGCACGCGCCCCGCGCCGCGGCGAGGGCGGCGCGCGCACGGCCCGGCTGCGCCCGCCCTCGCGGCTGGCGGTCATCCAGGCCCTGGAGCGGGCCGGCCTCCTGCCCGCCATCGTCTTCGTCTTCTCCCGCGCCGGGTGCGAGCAGGCGGTGACCCAGGCGGTGGCCGGGGGAGTGGACCTGACCACCGAGGACGAGGCGCTGCGCATCCGCGAGGTCGTTGAGCGGCGCACCGCCGATATCCCCCGGGCCGACCTGGGCGTCCTGGGCTTCCACGCCTGGGCCCACGCCCTGGAGCGCGGGGTCGCCGCGCACCACGCCGGGCTGCTGCCCGTCTTCAAGGAGACCGTCGAGGAGCTCTTCAGCGCCGGCCTGGTCAAGGTCGTCTACGCCACCGAGACCCTGGCGCTGGGCATCAATATGCCCGCCCGGACGGTGGTGCTGGAGTCGGTGCGCAAGTGGAACGGCTCGGCCCACGTCACCCTCACCCCCGGGGAGTACACGCAGCTGACGGGCCGGGCCGGGCGGCGCGGCATCGACGTCGAGGGCCACGCCGTCGTCCTGGCCTCCGACGACCTGGAGCCGGACTTCGTCTCCTCCCTGGCCTCGCGCCGCACCTACCCGCTGGTGTCCGCCTTCCGCCCCACCTATAACATGGCGGTCAACCTCCTGGGGCGCTCCACGCGTTCGCGCGCCCGGGAGGTCCTGGAGTCCTCCTTCGCCCAGTTCCAGGCCGACCGGGGCGTCGTCGAGCTCGCCGCCCGGGCCCGCGCCAAGCGGCGGGGCCTGGCCGAGCTGGAGGAGCGCATGCACTGCCACCTGGGGGACTTCCGCGAGTACGCCGTGCTGCGCCAGCGCATCGCCGAGGCCCAGTCGGAGCTGGCCCGCGACAACCGCGGGGCGCGCCGGGCGAGCCTGAACCGCGAAATGGAGTCCCTGACCCGCGGAGACGTCGTCATCTACCGCAAGGGCCGCAGGCACAGGCACGGGGTCGTCCTGGAGGTCGGAGCCGACCGCACCGGGGCGCCGTCCCTGACCGTCCTGGGGGAGGACTCGCGGATCGCCGTTCTCACGCCGGACACCGCGCCCGACGGCGTGACGCGGGTGGGCTCCCTGCCGGTCTCCCGGACCATGGATGCGCGCAGGCCGCGGGAGCGCGACCGGCTCGTCGGGCGCCTCGTGGAGGCCGTGCGCTCGGAGTCCCTGGACGAGTCCGGGGCGCGCCGTCGCCGCCGCCGCCGGGTCGGGTCGGGGGCCCACGCGGGCGCGGGCTCGGCGGGCGGCGGACGCCCGACGTCGGCCGGGGACGGGGTCGGCGGAGGGCCCGCGGAGGTCGAGGACCTTCCGGCGGCCGAGCGGATCGACGTCCTGCGCCACGAGATGCGCTCCCACCCCTGCCACGCCTGCCCGAACCGGGAGGAGCACGCCCGCGTGGGGCGGGCCTGGATCAAGGCTGTTGCTGAGGCGGAGCGGCTCCAGGCCCGCATCGAATCGCGCACCGGCACCATCGCCCGGCTCTTCGACGCCGTGTGCCGGGTGCTCGTCGAACTGGGCTACCTCGAGCCCGTGGACCGGGGCCACCCCGAGCGGGAGCTGCGGGTCACCGGCGCCGGGCGGATCCTCGCCCGCGTTTACGCCGAGCGGGACCTGCTCATCGCCCAGTGCCTGCGCGAGGGCGTCTGGGACGGGCTGGATCCGGCCGAACTGGCCGGAGCCGTCTCGGCCTGCGTCTACGAGCCCAGGCTGAGCGCCCAGAGCCTGTCCCTGCCGGTCGCGCCCGACTCCGGGCTGGGGCGGTGCCTGCGCGCCGAGCACGGCGTCGCCCGGCGGATCAACGACCTGGAGGCCCTCGCCCACCTGGAGCCCTCCGCCGGGGCCGAGCCCGCCCTGGCGGGACCGGTGGAGGCCTGGGCCTGCGGCGCCGGCCTGTCCCGGGTGCTGGAGGACTCCGATCTGACGGCGGGCGACTTCGTGCGCTGGGCCAAGCAGCTGCTCGACGTCCTGGCCCAATTGGCCAGTCTCGTGCCCGAACCGCAGGCGCCCCGGGAGCTGCGCGAGCGCGTGACGGCCCTGTCGGCCGCGGCCGCCGACGCCTCCCTCGACGTCTCCCGCGGCGTCGTCGCCTGGTCCGGCGTGTGA
- a CDS encoding helix-turn-helix transcriptional regulator, giving the protein MTTSAIPAEEREVNLLLALRNTAGGLTAAEIIKRVSGYNPAGGGSARRMFERDKDVLRQIGVPLRASGAGEQCRYRIEEEDYALAPLRLDAAQTAALDLAASAWRDGSLPVAARRALTKLRAVSPGSEAGAAPDLSVDLAGQEVPARLAAAVDERRVVAFDYASASSGSLRRRVVEPYALRLSEGAWYLDGLDTWAGEPRTFRLARVHGEIEVIGDPGAFEAPEPESPPPLVAVLAVAAGRALELRLRALDAADPVDPAEAADSADSSEPTDSSEPAKSAEPTAPHPAPGMDVITVPYADTFSFAGALAALGDAVVVLEPAQLREEVLAHLRGAAALDDAESDRTAVPDKTAAPDGVAPDDVAPNGGGR; this is encoded by the coding sequence GTGACCACATCCGCGATCCCCGCCGAGGAGCGGGAGGTCAATCTGCTCCTGGCTCTGCGCAACACCGCCGGGGGCCTGACGGCCGCCGAGATCATCAAGCGGGTCTCCGGCTACAACCCGGCCGGCGGCGGCAGCGCCCGGCGCATGTTCGAGCGCGACAAGGACGTCCTGCGGCAGATCGGCGTGCCCCTGCGGGCCTCGGGTGCGGGCGAGCAGTGCCGCTACCGCATCGAGGAGGAGGACTACGCCCTGGCGCCCCTGCGCCTGGACGCGGCGCAGACCGCCGCCCTCGACCTGGCCGCCTCCGCGTGGCGCGACGGCAGCCTGCCGGTCGCCGCGCGCCGGGCCCTGACCAAGCTCCGGGCGGTCTCGCCGGGGTCCGAGGCCGGGGCGGCGCCGGACCTCAGCGTGGACCTGGCGGGCCAGGAGGTGCCCGCGCGACTGGCGGCCGCCGTCGACGAGCGGCGCGTGGTCGCCTTCGACTACGCCTCGGCGAGCTCGGGCTCGCTGCGCCGGCGGGTGGTCGAGCCCTACGCCCTGCGCCTGAGCGAGGGGGCCTGGTACCTCGACGGCCTGGACACGTGGGCGGGGGAGCCGCGCACCTTCCGCCTGGCGCGGGTCCACGGCGAGATCGAGGTCATCGGGGACCCCGGGGCCTTCGAGGCGCCGGAGCCGGAAAGCCCGCCGCCCCTCGTCGCCGTCCTCGCCGTGGCCGCCGGGCGCGCCCTGGAGCTGCGCCTGCGGGCCCTGGATGCGGCCGACCCGGTCGACCCGGCGGAGGCGGCGGACTCTGCGGACTCGTCCGAGCCGACCGACTCGTCCGAGCCGGCCAAGTCGGCCGAGCCGACGGCGCCCCACCCCGCGCCCGGCATGGATGTCATCACCGTGCCCTACGCCGACACCTTCTCCTTCGCCGGGGCGCTGGCGGCGCTGGGGGACGCGGTCGTCGTCCTGGAGCCCGCGCAGCTGCGCGAGGAGGTCCTGGCGCACCTGCGCGGAGCCGCCGCCCTGGACGACGCCGAATCGGACAGGACTGCGGTTCCGGATAAGACCGCGGCTCCGGACGGCGTCGCCCCGGACGACGTCGCCCCGAACGGCGGTGGGCGCTGA
- a CDS encoding ABC transporter permease, which translates to MTSPMGARRARRRSGAPAAVLGLALLAAWWAAARSGRIPAVFLPGPEDVVWRLWLGLTRAGLGAYAWVTLREALLGCLTAAALALPLAWALFRWRLFSRTVLPYVAASQAVPAIAVAPLLVLWIGYGTAPVVVLCAFMVFFPITVTVLLGLRGLDADVLDAARLDGAHGASMIVHMELPMALPAILAGLRTGFTLSVTGAVVGEMTMGGTGLGMVLSHQRDTIDTSGLFSTIVLLCAMATTIHWCLHELERRSRVVDAMRGRRAT; encoded by the coding sequence GTGACCAGCCCGATGGGCGCCAGGCGCGCGCGGCGGCGCTCCGGCGCGCCGGCCGCCGTACTCGGCCTGGCCCTCCTGGCCGCCTGGTGGGCCGCGGCCCGCTCGGGCCGGATCCCCGCCGTGTTCCTGCCCGGGCCCGAGGACGTGGTCTGGCGCCTGTGGCTGGGCCTGACCCGCGCGGGACTGGGCGCCTACGCCTGGGTCACGCTGCGCGAGGCCCTGCTGGGCTGCCTGACGGCCGCGGCCCTCGCCCTGCCCCTGGCCTGGGCCCTGTTCCGCTGGCGCCTGTTCTCCCGCACCGTCCTGCCCTACGTCGCCGCCTCCCAGGCGGTGCCCGCCATCGCCGTCGCCCCCCTGCTGGTCCTGTGGATCGGCTACGGCACCGCCCCGGTGGTGGTCCTGTGCGCCTTCATGGTCTTCTTCCCCATCACCGTCACCGTCCTGCTGGGCCTGCGCGGCCTGGACGCCGACGTCCTGGACGCCGCCAGGCTCGACGGCGCCCACGGGGCCTCCATGATCGTGCACATGGAGCTGCCCATGGCCCTGCCGGCGATCCTGGCCGGACTGCGCACCGGCTTCACCCTGTCGGTCACCGGCGCCGTCGTCGGCGAGATGACCATGGGCGGGACCGGCCTGGGCATGGTGCTCTCCCACCAGCGCGACACCATCGACACCTCCGGCCTGTTCTCCACCATTGTCCTGCTGTGCGCCATGGCCACCACCATCCACTGGTGCCTGCACGAGCTGGAGCGGCGCAGCCGCGTCGTCGACGCCATGCGCGGGCGCCGCGCCACCTGA
- the hisG gene encoding ATP phosphoribosyltransferase, translated as MLRIAVPNKGSLSEPAVTLLAEAGYRTRRTGRELVLVDEAGGVELFFLRPRDIAVYVGQGTVHAGITGRDLLLDSGVDAVEHLALGFARSTFRFAAPAGTAATLADVEGRRVATSYDVLVGDYLARRGVSARIVHLDGAVESSVQLGVADLIADVVETGTTLRAAGLEVFGEPILVSEAVLITTERLRDEPALAVVVRRLEGVLRARSYVLVDYDVPMNDLHLATAITPGIESPTVSPLQNPDWVAVRAMVPRRDVNRVMDELYAVGARAILVSSLLACRL; from the coding sequence GTGCTGCGCATCGCTGTGCCCAATAAGGGCTCCTTGTCCGAGCCCGCCGTCACCCTGCTCGCCGAGGCCGGTTATCGCACCCGGCGCACCGGACGCGAGCTGGTCCTGGTCGACGAGGCGGGCGGTGTGGAGCTGTTCTTCCTGCGGCCGCGTGATATCGCCGTCTATGTGGGGCAGGGCACCGTTCACGCCGGTATCACGGGTCGGGATCTGCTGCTGGACTCGGGGGTCGATGCGGTGGAGCATTTGGCGCTGGGTTTCGCCCGTTCCACCTTCCGCTTCGCCGCGCCCGCGGGGACGGCCGCCACGCTGGCGGATGTGGAGGGGCGGCGCGTGGCCACGTCCTACGACGTGCTGGTGGGCGATTATCTGGCGCGTCGGGGCGTGAGTGCGCGGATCGTTCATCTCGACGGCGCGGTGGAGTCCTCGGTGCAGCTGGGTGTGGCTGATCTCATCGCCGACGTCGTGGAGACGGGCACGACGCTGCGGGCGGCCGGTCTGGAGGTGTTCGGCGAGCCGATCCTGGTCAGTGAGGCGGTGCTCATCACCACCGAGCGGCTGCGCGACGAGCCGGCCCTGGCGGTTGTGGTGCGGCGTCTGGAGGGGGTGCTGCGGGCCCGGTCCTATGTGCTCGTGGACTACGACGTGCCGATGAACGATCTGCATCTGGCGACGGCGATCACGCCGGGTATTGAGTCGCCGACAGTCTCCCCGCTGCAGAATCCGGATTGGGTGGCGGTGCGGGCGATGGTGCCGCGCCGGGACGTCAATCGGGTGATGGACGAGCTCTACGCGGTGGGGGCCCGGGCGATTCTGGTCTCCTCGCTGCTGGCCTGCCGGCTCTAG
- a CDS encoding helix-turn-helix transcriptional regulator produces MARPSSVDRLVRLLALPAWVAEHPGASFDEAAAHFGVGARTIERDVYTLWVSGLPGGLPDALVDFDAEEFESRRLRLTRPLGLDRPIRLSREEAVSLLLALRVLIGLLDADAEAASPLRRAEAAVSALLGPDRSGPAQPPDAPDRPGPAQADGAGSAQADGPGPAEDRVPTAGSVPAGGGGAVLAAVRRATARRERLRLVYVSATDERTERDVDPLELVSDGSHLSLLAWCCTARGERTFRLDRILSAEPTGRAADPHPRPRPRSAAPRRPGRIAHGETAVLHLEPSGCWLAEQIPCEEVVQLADGSLRVRVVGRDERWLVGLVLSAGRHLRGVEPRSLAVAAAARARGALERYAGGGISQGC; encoded by the coding sequence ATGGCCCGGCCCTCCTCCGTCGACCGTCTCGTGCGGCTCCTGGCCCTGCCCGCCTGGGTCGCCGAGCACCCCGGCGCCTCCTTCGACGAGGCCGCCGCCCACTTCGGGGTCGGCGCCCGCACGATCGAGCGGGACGTGTACACCCTGTGGGTCTCCGGCCTGCCCGGAGGTCTGCCGGACGCCCTGGTCGACTTCGACGCCGAGGAGTTCGAGTCGCGCCGCCTGCGCCTGACCCGCCCCCTCGGCCTGGACCGGCCCATCCGCCTGAGCCGCGAGGAGGCCGTCTCCCTGCTGCTGGCGCTGCGCGTGCTCATCGGCCTGCTCGACGCCGACGCCGAGGCGGCCTCGCCCCTGCGGCGCGCTGAGGCGGCGGTGAGTGCGCTCCTGGGCCCCGACCGGTCCGGCCCCGCCCAGCCGCCGGACGCCCCTGACCGGCCCGGCCCTGCGCAGGCGGACGGGGCTGGCTCCGCGCAGGCGGACGGGCCCGGGCCGGCGGAGGATCGCGTCCCGACGGCGGGGTCCGTCCCCGCGGGAGGGGGCGGGGCCGTCCTGGCCGCGGTCAGGCGCGCGACGGCCCGCCGCGAGCGCCTCCGCCTGGTCTACGTCTCGGCGACCGACGAGCGCACCGAGCGCGACGTCGACCCCCTGGAGCTGGTCAGCGACGGCTCGCACCTGTCCCTGCTCGCCTGGTGCTGCACGGCGCGCGGCGAGCGGACCTTCCGCCTGGACCGGATTCTCAGCGCCGAGCCCACGGGGCGCGCGGCCGACCCCCACCCCCGTCCCCGCCCGCGCTCTGCGGCCCCGCGCCGCCCGGGTCGCATCGCCCACGGCGAGACGGCCGTGCTCCACCTGGAGCCGTCCGGGTGCTGGCTGGCCGAGCAGATCCCCTGCGAGGAGGTCGTCCAACTGGCCGACGGCTCCCTGCGCGTGAGGGTGGTGGGGCGCGATGAGCGCTGGCTCGTGGGGCTCGTCCTGTCGGCGGGGCGCCACCTGCGCGGCGTCGAACCGCGGTCGCTGGCCGTCGCGGCCGCCGCCCGGGCCCGCGGTGCGCTGGAGCGGTACGCCGGCGGTGGAATATCACAAGGGTGTTGA
- a CDS encoding diacylglycerol/lipid kinase family protein: MRLGLVANPSSGRGRHNGAADAARRALLGAGHDVLLVEGAHYEEARACATGLLEDARGLDALVVVGGDGMVHLGLDVVARTGVPLGLIAVGTGNDIARHLGLPGGDVGACAQVIDDALRGRGRVRDLDAIHATRPDGAPVADAHEWSFAVAGFGLDAAVNVRANAMRRPRGESRYLCAIPLEMRDMTPYGYRIVTDAGAWEGEALLLVAANTRYFGGGLDIAPQADPADGLLEIIRLDPVGRLGLLAHLARLRRGAHLGHPGVHCERSRALTVEALEAAPGRRIPPYPMADGEAIADLPLRLEAVPGAVRMLCPAEGPA, translated from the coding sequence ATGCGTCTCGGTCTTGTCGCCAATCCCAGCTCCGGGCGCGGCCGCCACAACGGCGCGGCCGACGCCGCCCGCCGCGCCCTGCTGGGCGCCGGGCACGACGTCCTGCTCGTCGAGGGCGCCCACTACGAGGAGGCCCGCGCGTGCGCCACCGGCCTGCTGGAGGACGCCCGGGGGCTGGACGCGCTCGTCGTCGTGGGCGGCGACGGCATGGTCCACCTGGGCCTGGACGTCGTGGCGCGCACCGGCGTGCCGCTGGGCCTCATCGCCGTGGGCACCGGCAACGACATCGCCCGCCACCTGGGCCTGCCCGGCGGCGACGTCGGCGCCTGCGCGCAGGTCATCGACGACGCGCTGCGCGGGCGGGGCCGGGTGCGCGACCTCGACGCCATCCACGCGACGCGGCCTGACGGCGCGCCCGTCGCCGACGCCCACGAGTGGTCCTTCGCCGTGGCCGGCTTCGGGCTCGACGCCGCCGTCAATGTGCGCGCCAACGCCATGCGCCGGCCCCGGGGCGAGAGCCGCTACCTGTGCGCCATCCCCTTGGAGATGCGGGATATGACCCCCTACGGGTACCGCATCGTGACGGATGCGGGCGCCTGGGAGGGGGAGGCGCTGCTGCTGGTCGCGGCCAACACCCGCTACTTCGGGGGCGGGCTCGACATCGCCCCGCAGGCCGACCCGGCCGACGGGCTCCTGGAGATCATCCGCCTCGACCCGGTCGGGCGCCTGGGGCTGCTCGCGCACCTGGCGCGGCTGCGCCGCGGGGCGCACCTGGGGCACCCGGGGGTCCACTGCGAGCGCAGCCGCGCCCTCACCGTCGAGGCCCTGGAGGCTGCCCCCGGGCGCCGGATCCCTCCCTACCCCATGGCCGACGGCGAGGCGATTGCCGACCTGCCCCTGCGCCTGGAGGCCGTGCCCGGGGCCGTGCGCATGCTGTGCCCGGCCGAGGGGCCCGCGTAG